Proteins from one Mesoplasma sp. JKS002658 genomic window:
- the obgE gene encoding GTPase ObgE: MKFIDTANFQIRAGKGGNGAVSFRHELYVANGGPNGGDGGDGGDVIFVGDEGKHSLLDLKLNKLYQARDGEKGDIKNMHGANGEDLVIRVPVGTVLIDHKTGRVLADINQPNQPLIIAHGGKGGKGNARFANSRNKAPTIFEAGMMGESFEIRAELKVLADVGFIGLPNAGKSTLLRAISNSKPEIADYPFTTLNPQLGVTRALDGSTFVVADLPGLIQGASLGKGLGHEFLRHIERCKVICHVLDFSGNYGSEDVVNNYKIIRQELIQYNSQLAARPEIVVFNKMDLDEAQLNLMDETILEFFKDKKVVEISGMKKTNLDQLLSLIAMTLKTTTFSGLWPDQNLNEGLKVYKFSEEEPEIIIQNKGNGQWEISGKTIYNIYQRTPLATRDNLLLFNEKLKKLGLYDQLRAKGIQSGDVVKIFDYELEWID, from the coding sequence ATGAAGTTTATTGATACAGCAAATTTTCAGATTAGAGCTGGTAAAGGCGGCAATGGTGCTGTTAGTTTTCGTCATGAACTTTATGTTGCCAACGGTGGTCCTAATGGTGGTGATGGTGGTGATGGTGGTGATGTCATCTTTGTTGGGGATGAGGGAAAACACTCTTTATTAGATTTAAAACTAAATAAACTTTATCAGGCTAGGGATGGTGAAAAAGGTGATATTAAAAATATGCACGGAGCCAATGGTGAAGATTTGGTGATTAGAGTTCCTGTAGGAACAGTTTTAATTGATCACAAAACTGGTAGGGTTCTTGCTGATATTAACCAACCTAACCAACCTCTAATTATTGCTCATGGTGGTAAGGGAGGTAAAGGAAACGCTAGGTTTGCTAATTCGCGAAATAAGGCTCCAACAATTTTTGAAGCGGGAATGATGGGAGAATCGTTTGAAATTCGTGCTGAACTGAAAGTTTTAGCTGATGTAGGGTTTATTGGGTTGCCAAATGCGGGAAAATCAACTCTCTTGCGAGCGATTTCTAATTCAAAACCAGAAATTGCTGACTATCCTTTTACCACTCTTAATCCCCAATTGGGTGTAACAAGAGCTCTTGATGGGAGCACGTTTGTTGTTGCTGATTTACCAGGGTTGATTCAAGGTGCAAGTTTGGGAAAAGGATTAGGGCACGAGTTTTTACGACACATTGAACGATGCAAGGTAATTTGTCATGTATTAGATTTCTCTGGTAATTATGGTAGTGAAGATGTAGTTAATAATTATAAAATTATTCGCCAAGAATTAATTCAATATAATTCGCAATTAGCAGCTCGTCCTGAAATTGTTGTTTTCAACAAGATGGATTTAGATGAAGCGCAACTAAATTTAATGGATGAAACAATTCTGGAGTTTTTTAAAGACAAAAAGGTGGTTGAAATTTCAGGAATGAAAAAAACTAACCTTGATCAACTTTTATCATTGATTGCGATGACTTTAAAAACAACAACTTTTTCTGGCTTATGACCAGATCAAAATTTAAACGAAGGTTTGAAGGTTTATAAATTTAGTGAAGAGGAGCCAGAAATCATTATTCAGAACAAAGGAAATGGACAATGAGAAATTTCTGGAAAAACAATTTATAATATCTATCAACGAACCCCTTTAGCAACTCGTGATAACTTGTTATTGTTTAACGAAAAGTTAAAAAAACTTGGTTTGTATGACCAGTTACGAGCAAAAGGAATTCAATCAGGGGATGTCGTGAAAATTTTTGATTATGAATTAGAATGAATTGATTAA
- a CDS encoding DUF3196 family protein, translated as MNFYEEKLKELQMLMKTKEYQEALRLINLELSMPYIPADFEAKLLKIKAKIPFDQLDNETHNLTPKEIFALINSRELALMEKIGLMQALQSVNLRSYLDESNEVLQSHLPNELKMILCYFLCEQQIDYDFTYQKNNETFSFNPEKFDLDTQEMVPMKVIEKLDSFLNSLSPQLLEMAKQIMVNVYAKAFPFNQKFDFTLLAKAIIKVVYQLNGLTDELPYNYSDGEQEIIERYLEWMRELDAI; from the coding sequence GTGAATTTTTATGAAGAAAAACTAAAAGAATTACAAATGTTAATGAAAACAAAAGAATATCAGGAAGCTTTGCGCTTGATTAATTTAGAACTTTCAATGCCATATATTCCTGCTGATTTTGAAGCAAAACTATTAAAAATTAAAGCTAAAATTCCTTTTGATCAACTTGATAATGAAACGCATAATTTAACTCCTAAAGAAATTTTTGCCTTAATTAATAGTCGTGAATTGGCATTGATGGAAAAGATTGGTTTAATGCAAGCGTTACAATCAGTAAATTTGCGTTCTTATCTTGATGAAAGCAATGAAGTTTTACAAAGTCATCTTCCTAATGAATTAAAAATGATTTTGTGTTATTTTTTGTGTGAACAACAAATTGATTATGATTTTACCTATCAAAAAAATAACGAAACTTTTTCTTTCAATCCTGAAAAATTTGACTTAGACACTCAAGAAATGGTGCCAATGAAAGTTATTGAAAAACTTGATAGTTTCTTAAACTCTCTTAGTCCCCAATTATTAGAAATGGCAAAACAAATTATGGTTAATGTTTATGCTAAAGCCTTTCCCTTTAACCAAAAATTTGACTTTACTTTATTAGCAAAAGCGATCATAAAAGTTGTTTATCAATTAAATGGTTTAACTGATGAATTGCCCTATAATTATAGTGATGGCGAACAGGAAATAATTGAACGTTATCTTGAATGGATGAGAGAATTAGATGCAATTTAA